The segment GATACATACAATATTCCAATGAATGGAACCAGGGAGGatttagtgggtattgctaACTCTGGTAACTCTTTaatcaagtcaagtcaagtcaaaaatcatttattcatataaaaaaatcaaaaattatttaatcatataggtaacacaatggacacttaatattaagaacgtcaaaaaaagaaatgtatatgaacttctaactttatatttagtgccagttctcaaatcaagggcgtagaacggaagagaagaactgccaataaactctccggcactctttttattcgccatgttttcttttttgctAAAGTTATTATAGTACTCTGAGTTTGAGAGGTCATTTCCAATATGCATTAAtagtataacatttattagagCGCTATTGGCCTAGCGGCTTCAGCGTGAAAatttcatccctgagatcgtaggttcgatccccggctgtgctccaatggactttcttactatgtgcgcattaaacactggaaaaaatcgtaaaaaggaaaaaaaggaAACCCTCGTGCCTTTGactgtttttttgttacttgCCGATTTAACAAAACTTAGATCAATAatgtcatataaattattattattatgaattataaaaataacgaccattattaatttagttttgtatttacttatgtttagaaataaataaatataatatattttaatctgtTGTCTAAACCCATTGTTACAAATTGTATGTCTGCGAGTGTATTTCccattttatacatttcatatatttgtttgttacgATTGTTTTGTTCTCACGCTGAATTGTCTATTAGcactttttaaattggttCTAAAATGCTACTTAAACATGTGATTTATGCCTCGTTTAAATTCcgtttcaaattaatttctatatCGCTACTTATGGCAGACATGATTTTTCATCCGAAATCCGAGTTTAATTaacaacataaaaaatttacgaataTGTTACGCGCGTTTTTACTTTGacagaaactttttttttatttgcgcGTATATTGTTTTGACAGCCAGTAACGTTTTCATTAAATGGTCAACCTCTTTGGTGAATTCaatatttactaacaatatccacattccaaatttaaaactttcaatACCTTTAAATCCCAAGATTTAAAAggactaaattaataaaataattgcacTTAACAATTACagtaggggcctcatagcctagcggtcttattaagtggcagctaggtgaggggtaccgggttcgattcccggttcgagggcaagatttaatttaatttaaatttgttctcggcctttgggagggttgtgcggtaccgggcgagtgcttaaaccatACATGGAGGATACGGTCGAattttctaaggcaagcacgaattataaaaaatcttatacttgacgctggctaaaagaaaaaaataaaggaaaaaaaaaaccaattacaGTCATTAGATTTAATATGCGCAGAATCTTTATATACAACCACAGACAGgacattaaattatgtattaatttaccaATTTAGTgaagaaaatgttatttacatattttaattgttttatgttaataGACTTGccttctataataataataataataattttgtcttAAGTTTCGCCTGGAAATccacatttataatttaatgttatttttatagcttGTTGGCAACAATATCTGtctattttctaaatatctCTCCTTTTCTTATCGTTTTAGCAAAACAGGTTCTTAGagttaattagatttttatggTTCTTTCGttgacttattatttttaaaatattaacatggAATTGTATTTGAGTAGAACCGCTTTAGCTGTTTCTTTGTGTGTGTAGTGCCGTGGTCACACTAAGATGCCACTTTATTGCAAATGAATGTATTACTAAAagtattgaaaaaatactGTACTTTTAATTGATTTGACAATTTTGACGATTTCCTATACAGtatgtaacaattttaattgttgtaaatatatatttaaagagtaTGTAGTAGTGgaatatatcatttatttccaacacacaaatatacagtatttacaatattcgtaacgtacatagtaataataagtaaaaattgataaatggaaaatttaaaaaaaaagtgtgtgtgtacaaagtacacatgtcagaagtgaaacttcagtggcatcaatcttgaagtgttgttcatatttatacaaatctaaaagtttagatttccgatacttagggtgagatctatagtccgcacttggactttgctcagacttaccttacgaaaaactttgcttagtgtacactaaggttaaactatgatttcgtatttatagacattttaacggttagattaagctaagcccaagctaagacagcaaatgtcaaaatacaaattgatgtttcatttcatgcaatactttgtttattatcctttaaaaaagtaaacaataacaaatatttaaacatctaaaacggtacacatatatcttcaatttattgttatttatgtatttatttattttattattgcaataactagaaatttacgagtaacctttagaaaatgtatttaaagatggcaataattttgttacgtaGAACGGATCGCATTGTTTTGGCAACAGCAACAGAGAACTTGTATCAACAATTCAAAAGTTTCAACCGCTTTTTCACTTCTCTGTTTCTGTTTGTTTgagcatataaatatttattaaaacaacgaCTGGCTTTGTGACTTGGACCTGTACCGATCCCGTATACCTACTTAAGACCTACGCTTTCCTGAAGGACTGTGACGTTTTGTGTTTTGGCTTTGATACGAATTTTCAATATCGAAAGTGACAATGGAGAATATAGAGAGAGTTCTAACTTCAATAGAAAACATTGAAACGTTAGGAACTGCAGCCGATATGAATCCCCGTATGCCTAAGCTATATGTTCGGAACGAATACAACCAAAATCCTTTCGAGCTGTACAGTgagaatgaatttaaaagaaggtaccgtttttttaaacacacggTACTAAATGTGATCCTGCCACTGATAATTACAAACTTACAACCTTTTAATAACAGAGGATTGCCAATTCTACCGCAATTGCAAATACTTATTGCATTAAGGTTTTATGCAACTGGATGTTTTCAGGTAATATTGTggtcataaatatgtattgtttttcgaTTTGATATAGACAGTACTTTCAGATTGTCAGTCCAGTGGGCCAGAATGCGTCCCATGCTATTTTTGCTTGTTCTAGGTCACTATCGGACAAATTGTTATTGCCAGTTCACCTTACAGACAGCTATATTGGTATCCTTTGTTTTCTGACGGATCACCTCATTTCTAATTTGATCCTTCAGAGAAATACCAAGCATAGCTCTCCCCATTGCTCGCTTAACCAGTGTCAGTGATGTTTCTTCACCATGCATCATCATTGGCAGGACACACTGGTTGAAGACATTTGTCTTCTGACTTTCAGAAgcataacatatatgtaactaataattattcctTGAAATTACAGATGGTGTGTGGTGATTTGAACAGCATAAGCCAATCTTCAGTGtgcttaattgtaaataaagtttccgcagagttgagtaaattacttcctagatttgtgaattttccaagaaatatgaCCACAGTCAAAAGGAAGTTTGAAGAATTAGGAAAATCTAATACGCACCATGgcctaaataatataatcggaGCTATTGACTGTAcccacattaaaattaatagacccAGAGGTATCACCCACTCTGAAGCATACAGGAATAGAAAAGggtatttttctgtaaatgtgcAAGCTATAATAGGGCCTGATCtcgaaatatttgatatagtgACTAGGTGGCCTGGAAGTTCACACGACAGCAGGATATTTAGAAACAGCCAGGCGTATGCAAGACTGGTAAATGGTGAACTAGAAGGAGTTTTAGTAGGTGACAGCGGCTATCCAGCACTGAACTTCATGTTAACACCACTTTTGAATCCACAAACAAGagctgacaataattataattattctcaatTGAGAACTAGGAATATTGTTGAAAGGTTTTTCGGAGTGTGGAAAAAGAAATTTCCATGTTTGCAGAGAGGACTACGatcaaaattgacaaatacCAGCAACATAATTATAGCTTGTGctgtattacataatataggtatacagaGAGGGGATGTTTATGACGATGGTGATCTTACTGATCAAACACCAGAAGTCGAACAACACAGAAACAATGAAAGATCTACTACAGGTCTAGCATTCCGGCAATCTGTGATTGCACAATTTAACTAATTTGGTTtggtaataaagaaaattaaaacaaaaattgtttcattttaatcatttattttcagattcttttttaaactgtaaaatttctagttctaatttatatttatgtcgaAGAAATTCGATTTCTAACTGATTTTTTAGTTTCATGTGTTCCACTTCtatctcaaatttttttttgttgttgtctAACTCTTGCcacagcaatttttttttaatatcctcaaatgaagttttattttttctgatcGCTGATGGTGTAGCTGATAGCTGAGAGGGTTCACTTTTAGTGGTGACCTCAACACTGGTTTCCGTTAACCCAGCTTCATCAGTCCAGTCCTGGCTTGTTCCCGGCTGAATTACAGATTCAAGTGTGGCCTCTATACTGGACACTCTTGCCCTCTTTGGTCTCCAGCTTTCACCGTCGTTGTCATAACCAGTACCAGCTATAAAAGTAAACAGTCAAATAAGTTATCATATAGGTATGTCTTTTATTGGTTAGAATAAGATAACATGCAGGTCAACTAATATACCTGTCCAGAAGTCTGGTAGGGGTGAGAACAGAGTGTTGTCACATACTTTGGGAGAGGCCTATGTTTAGCAGTGGATGTGAGTTGGTTGAAAATGATGAGGAATTATATCTTTGGGAAATGATCTTACCTTCTACTGTAGTTAATGTGTCACAGTCTATTGGCACATCTATTGATGGCATTATTTGTGGCATGACTGCAATCACTTGAGTGTCCATTGGCCCCATTTCAGGCGGTGCTGGTCCTCCTCCTGTCCTCTTCCTTTGGGCTTCAAGGGTTTTGGCATCCCTAGCTTTTGCCTTCATATTTTGCCAcatcttttttaattgtttagaaTCAGCCTaaaatcgaaaaaaaattgtactgaaatataaaagttcATATGACAAAcatgaaaattttatcaaacCAAAATTTACCACCAAGGTTACATTAGCAttgctttggctttggctcaTTCTATCCTTGTACCTAACTATACTCTagttatatatctatctttGTAATTATCGTACAgcatattgatatttatagatagtgtATGTTGGTGGATTACTTACAGTATGTGACACGTTAGAGTTATTAAATTCTATTGCTAATTCTTCCCAAGCCtcgtgtttctttttttgggAAACGGCGTCCGTCTTCCTGTTCTCTAGAATGCCAATCTTTGACTGAACCAACTGTACAAGCAGTTGCCTCTCATATTCCGAGTAAggcttctgtttttttttatccattttttgTGAGCGAGTCCGGTCCGAGTGAGAATAGCCGTGGTCAGTCGTTTAAGCAGGTACAAAATCCGTTGAGCAAGCAAGGTCGTCAGGTAATAAAAGGTAGAAGATTCAGGTAATCGAAAATAACGGTCAACGGATGTGAAGCGATTAGCGAGAGACGAAGTTGGTTTGcttatattatgtagtttGAATTTTGTTGTCAACATATGCCAGTGCTGCCAGATGACAGATACGATATCACaccagttatttataagatctctcaaaaatggggttgaacacttatataaataatgtaaataaacaacaatagataccataataatgtgtaattattttatttcatgcatttcataggtatttatcaagatcatttaaaatttctttgaattcaaattctatttttcccaAAGTCTATGGAACTCTGATACCAAATGGCAACACCGTTCAttaaaaaccgacaaaaataaaaagtccagtaaaagatatgatggtagagcaaattttaggccattatttttgttaggcttatagtcaaagtttttggtaagtcgtcgatttcgtggacttgagattaagctaagccaacACTAGGGAGGGATTCGcagtttgctctataaataccgactgtgtcttagctcgatagttaagtcagagtaaagtccaagtgcggactatagatctcacccttagagggacggaaaaaggacgatatgttaggaatttaatgaatttaattgtcattaaaatattaagtgtcgaataataatgtgacggtaaatttttttccaaagccgataaagaagtttgacttcaaaacggaacatggcgcgtaaccaaaaaacgtgacgcgtaacgaaaaaatgttacactaaatttttttccaaccccgataaagaagtttcacttcaaaaagtttggtccctgtggcagggTTTAATGCTGgctttcctcgctgtattgcgatacttattcgttgagcgaggaataccagctctggggtcaccggtactctACCATTTGCCTACATAActctattatttatgtttagatTATCGGAATGAAATAACTTACCTTGCACGTGAACAGTGCGTTCTGCCAAGTAGCTTTGTTTTCACTGAAGAAATAGCAGCTATGACCCAATCTGATGAACATTGGCGGGCAGACATACGACATTCTTGTGGAATTCTTGCCTTCAACACCTGAAATTATATACACGATTAATTAAGAGCActcatttgaattaaaaacaacaaatacctttataatttgttgtgtttctccgagggagtcggtacggaataagtttaaggaattaaatattatgacactatctggtcaatatattcttgaagccttgttgtatgtccaaaaaaatataaacgattttaaaacaaatggtgactttcaccagtataatacgcgaaatagaactaatttgagtgtacgaccaaacaggctccaaaagataaaccactccttatatggaaattgtattcgtttttacaacaaactcccgagcgaaattagagtattatcactaaataaattcaaagccctcgttaaacggaaactaatcaacaaagctttttataaaatatatatatatatatatatatttgaggactacttagaaagagagtggcggaaagtttcttgccagttcttcttacccgctctacgcccttgacttgcgaactggtagtaaatgtaaatttacgattaatttaacttgacgattcaaaagtgtacttggttacccacttgaataaagatattttgagtttgagtttgagtttgaattaCAATGGTTgtctcaaattaaaaacaaaatacaatataaatccCTCGCTACAGAAAACAAAACGTTTGTGACCAGTGAAACCAATTAAAGCTTTTATGTctgtgtattataaataatcatcAACAGCCATGTATTTGGTCCATTTctggacataggcctcctccattttCCATGTACCACTGGCCTCTTTGTATCTACTAGAGCCATCCACGATGTCGTCAGTCCATCTAGTCGGTGGTCGGCTGCCCGGTATTTTATCTTCATTAGAGGAGCATACGGGTCCATCGGTGTGGTGTGTGTATCATATCTTTCACGTATATGAAACTACTGTGCGTGAAAAAACATCGCACTTCAAATTactgaaattgttttttaagatttttcatatATACAATCCTCTTCTTTCCTCATCTACGTGCGATAAGTTTGTAGGCAAACTTAGTGGGCGGGTGTCAACGACCTGCCAattctaatttcaaatatttgaataaagaatAGACTGTTGCCTAATTCTTTGTTAATTTAGGGCGTCTACAAGAACTTAATAGGCGTACAACGTTAAGTTAGTTAGGAAGCCAGGTTGGGCGAGTTCCACACGAGTGttcttatttcaaattttttgaGTAAAGATTTTCATCTTCCCTCTGTTTATAGAGGGTCTATGTTCTAAATAGTATGAGGATTACAAGATTGATAAAAAACTCTCTAATTAACATGTTTGAGCTTTCAcacttaaaaaacaataaatattttaaaattataactaatttATATGCGACCAGTTTcctagttttataaatattgctaAACTGCTATCAAAATTGgcattaaattatgtttattgttttattattagaaataggtgcggaatattttaaatagattctCCGGTCAAGGCTAAACTATCAATTGACATTTCTATGTTATACCATTCACGTGTATATAAAGAATGTGATCCATCAGAAGCGGATATCAGCGGATTTGCTAGCGTAGTaacaatttgatatttttctgCGAGAATCTAAACGGGCCATTGTCAGCTATTTAAATTACGAATTGGGGTAGACACACAGTATCATAACCAAATGAATTTTTGTGCCATGCCCATAGCATTTCTATAATTCTTAGGCCTCCCGtatataacatacatattattttatattaaaaacttaactgTTCACTTAAGAGacttaaatgataggt is part of the Pieris napi chromosome 21, ilPieNapi1.2, whole genome shotgun sequence genome and harbors:
- the LOC125060314 gene encoding putative nuclease HARBI1 translates to MENIERVLTSIENIETLGTAADMNPRMPKLYVRNEYNQNPFELYSENEFKRRYRFFKHTVLNVILPLIITNLQPFNNRGLPILPQLQILIALRFYATGCFQMVCGDLNSISQSSVCLIVNKVSAELSKLLPRFVNFPRNMTTVKRKFEELGKSNTHHGLNNIIGAIDCTHIKINRPRGITHSEAYRNRKGYFSVNVQAIIGPDLEIFDIVTRWPGSSHDSRIFRNSQAYARLVNGELEGVLVGDSGYPALNFMLTPLLNPQTRADNNYNYSQLRTRNIVERFFGVWKKKFPCLQRGLRSKLTNTSNIIIACAVLHNIGIQRGDVYDDGDLTDQTPEVEQHRNNERSTTGLAFRQSVIAQFN
- the LOC125060315 gene encoding myb/SANT-like DNA-binding domain-containing protein 3, whose amino-acid sequence is MDKKKQKPYSEYERQLLVQLVQSKIGILENRKTDAVSQKKKHEAWEELAIEFNNSNVSHTADSKQLKKMWQNMKAKARDAKTLEAQRKRTGGGPAPPEMGPMDTQVIAVMPQIMPSIDVPIDCDTLTTVEAGTGYDNDGESWRPKRARVSSIEATLESVIQPGTSQDWTDEAGLTETSVEVTTKSEPSQLSATPSAIRKNKTSFEDIKKKLLWQELDNNKKKFEIEVEHMKLKNQLEIEFLRHKYKLELEILQFKKESENK